The following coding sequences are from one Ctenopharyngodon idella isolate HZGC_01 chromosome 17, HZGC01, whole genome shotgun sequence window:
- the nid2a gene encoding nidogen-2 isoform X16 produces MTWDKIAVLFLQLLWTVHRVTAIHRHDIYPYGMLYGDVALQEGDDETSKVITLTKPMYFYEASFTNLYVATNGIISTQDLPMEKQYVDDGFPTDFPVIAPFLADIDTSKGKGSIFYRQTESPTVLKRAEADVKRGFPDATFTPTHAFIATWENVSAYEEVTRSSRPSNRVNTFQVVLAYNEKDTYALFLYPEDGLQFFGTRPKESYNVEIELPARVGFTRGELSYFFFSRTEGPYYSVTSNEQSVKNLYQKGNIGEPGVWLFHVGNRYSFQNVVPAQHEVVSTKAPPVLVAVFSDEDYTEEEYPIDPDFQDPTTTEFLEPEQDSSLLERLNQEAPLGQSPLQPSVSGPGEFPQPDPRNLPPEDVTQPQRPLPKHAILQVYPNRVKDVPPHNSGGQVFSVEERVNFESGVIHYSTDNKETCERFQQQCSQNAHCTDYPTGFCCHCNSGFYGNGRHCLPNGAPHRVNGKVRGTVLVGGTVVQLDSIDLHAYIVVGDGRAYTAISEVPEPVGWALMPVAPIGGLFGWLFALELPNSLNGFSITGAEFTRRADVTFYPGNQRLSIVQTATGLDTQNYLNVDTHLQGSVPFIPPGATVQMEPFKDTYQYYPSLITSSSVREFTVVSAEKGTETLTFQVRQNITYRDCTHGHRRGLETQELRMERIFVMYVKEERILRYAITNKIGPLGAGETEPENVNPCYSGNHDCDTTAQCVPGEGQLFSCQCATGYSGDGRNCYDVDECAEGLSSCGAHSHCVNLPGSHRCQCEGGFEFGFDGRTCQDVDECRDQPCHAQALCSNVPGSFHCQCQPGYHGDGFQCHPQNGRPKTQCEQHRDSLQSGNGGVPRVGAFIPQCDEEGQYRPQQCHGSTGHCWCVDSRGQERAGTRTPPGTPTINCDEPGRPRTQCEQHRDSLQSGNDGFPRVGAFIPQCDEEGQYRPQQCHGSTGHCWCVDSRGQERAGTRTPPGTPRINCDEPGHPKTQCEQHRDSLQSRKDGVPLAGAFIPQCDEEGQYRPQQCHGSTGHCWCVDSRGQERAGTRTPPGTPRINCDEPVYPGRPKTQCEQHRDSLQSGNDGVPRVGAFIPECDEEGQYRPQQCHGSTGHCWCVDSRGQERAGTRTPPGTPRINCDEPGRPKTQCEQHRDSLQNGNDGVPRVGAFIPQCDEEGQYRPQQCHGSTGHCWCVDSRGQERAGTRTPPGTPRINCDEPGRPKTQCEQHRDGLQNGNDGVPRVGAFIPECDEEGQYRPQQCHGSTGHCWCVDSRGQERAGTRTPPGTLRINCDEPGRLKTQCEQHRDSLQSRNGDVPRVGAFIPECDEEGQYRPQQCHGSTGHCWCVDSRGQERAGTRTPPGTPRINCDESGHPKTQCEQHRDSLQSRKDGVPLAGAFIPQCDEEGQYRPQQCHGSTGHCWCVDSRGQERAGTRTPPGTPRINCDEPVIVPPTQRPETVCERWRASLLQQYAGQPDSRHYLPQCDSSGEFNPVQCYGDSSYCWCVDRNGREVPGTRSHDAVKPACIPTVAPPTMRPLPRPDVTPPPAGTSLLYAQGQQIGVLPLNGTQMDKQRSSVLLALHGSIVVGIDYDCRERKVYWTDLAGRTISRASLEPGSESEIIINTALTSPEGLAVDVARRRLFWVDSTPDKIETANLDGSDRRVLFDTDLVNPRAIIVDSPTGTLYWTDWNREAPKIESSSVDGQNRRVLVQDGIGLPNALAYDSTTRQVCWADAGTKRLECISPNGTGRRVVHSNLNYPFSMVSFANHYYYTDWRRDGVVALSRDNQSTDEYLPDQRSHLYGITVAPPHCL; encoded by the exons GTAAACACGTTTCAAGTGGTGCTTGCGTACAATGAGAAGGATACTTATGCGCTCTTCCTATACCCTGAGGATGGCCTGCAGTTTTTTGGGACACGGCCCAAAGAATCTTACAATGTCGAAATTGAGCTTCCAGCTCGTGTGGGTTTTACCAGAGGAGAGCTGTCCTACTTCTTCTTTTCTCGGACTGAAGGGCCTTACTACAGCGTCACCAGCAACGAGCAGTCTGTCAAGAACCTTTACCA AAAGGGAAACATAGGAGAGCCTGGAGTTTGGCTTTTCCATGTTGGAAACAGATATTCCTTCCAGAATGTCGTTCCTGCACAGCATGAGGTTGTTTCAACCAAAGCTCCCCCAGTTCTGGTTGCTGTGTTCTCTGATGAAGACTACACAGAGGAGGAGTACCCCATCGATCCAGACTTTCAGGATCCCACCACAACAGAGTTTCTTGAGCCAGAGCAGGACTCCTCCCTACTGGAGCGTCTCAACCAGGAGGCGCCTCTTGGTCAATCTCCACTTCAGCCCTCAGTGTCTGGTCCAGGTGAATTTCCTCAGCCTGATCCCCGTAATCTCCCCCCGGAGGATGTGACCCAGCCCCAGCGGCCATTACCAAAGCACGCAATTCTGCAGGTGTACCCGAACCGTGTGAAGGACGTCCCACCTCACAACTCTGGTGGCCAAGTGTTCAGTGTTGAGGAGAGAGTGAACTTTGAGTCTGGAG TGATCCATTACTCAACCGATAATAAAGAGACATGCGAGCGCTTCCAGCAGCAGTGCAGTCAGAACGCACACTGCACAGACTATCCCACTGGCTTCTGCTGCCACTGCAACTCAGGATTCTACGGCAACGGCCGCCACTGCCTGCCAAACG GTGCACCTCATCGTGTGAATGGTAAAGTCAGAGGGACTGTGCTGGTGGGTGGCACAGTAGTGCAGCTGGACAGCATTGACCTGCATGCCTACATCGTGGTTGGCGATGGGCGAGCGTACACTGCCATCAGTGAGGTCCCGGAGCCGGTGGGCTGGGCCCTCATGCCTGTGGCCCCCATTGGAGGTCTGTTTGGTTGGCTCTTTGCCCTGGAGCTGCCTAACAGCCTTAATGGCTTCAGTATCACCG GTGCCGAATTCACTCGCCGTGCAGATGTGACCTTCTATCCTGGTAACCAGCGTCTCAGCATCGTCCAGACAGCTACGGGTTTGGATACCCAGAACTACCTCAATGTGGACACTCATTTACAAGGCAGTGTTCCCTTCATCCCTCCTGGTGCTACAGTGCAGATGGAGCCATTTAAGGACACCTACCAGTATTATCCTTCAT TGATTACCTCCTCATCAGTGCGTGAGTTTACAGTCGTGTCAGCTGAAAAAGGAACAGAGACCCTCACTTTCCAGGTCAGACAGAACATCACATACAGGGATTGCACTCACGGGCACCGCAGAGGACTGGAGACACAGGAGCTGAGAATGGAGCGCATATTTGTTATGTACGTCAAAGAGGAGCGCATCCTTCGATATGCCATCACCAACAAGATCGGCCCTCTCGGAG CTGGAGAAACCGAGCCAGAAAATGTGAACCCCTGTTACTCTGGAAATCATGACTGTGACACAACTGCACAGTGCGTGCCGGGCGAGGGACAGCTGTTCTCGTGCCAGTGCGCCACAGGTTACAGTGGAGACGGTCGCAACTGTTATG ATGTGGATGAGTGTGCAGAAGGTCTGAGCTCCTGTGGTGCTCACTCTCACTGCGTGAACCTGCCCGGAAGCCATCGCTGTCAGTGTGAGGGCGGATTTGAGTTTGGATTTGATGGCCGCACATGTCAGG ATGTAGACGAGTGTCGTGACCAGCCGTGTCACGCCCAGGCCTTGTGCTCCAACGTTCCGGGATCTTTCCACTGCCAGTGCCAACCAGGATACCATGGAGATGGTTTCCAGTGCCACCCTCAAAATG GTCGTCCCAAAACCCAGTGTGAGCAGCACAGAGACAGTCTTCAGAGCGGAAACGGTGGTGTTCCTCGTGTAGGAGCCTTCATCCCTCAGTGTGATGAGGAGGGTCAGTACaggcctcagcagtgccacggGTCCACAGGTCACTGCTGGTGTGTGGACAGTAGGGGGCAGGAGAGAGCAGGAACCCGAACTCCACCTGGAACCCCGACAATAAACTGTGATGAGCCTG GTCGTCCCAGGACCCAGTGTGAGCAGCACAGAGACAGTCTTCAGAGCGGAAACGATGGTTTTCCTCGTGTAGGAGCCTTCATCCCTCAGTGTGATGAGGAGGGTCAGTACaggcctcagcagtgccacggGTCCACAGGTCACTGCTGGTGTGTGGATAGTAGGGGGCAGGAGAGAGCGGGAACCCGAACTCCACCTGGAACCCCGAGAATAAACTGTGACGAGCCTG GTCATCCCAAGACCCAGTGTGAGCAGCACAGAGACAGTCTTCAGAGCAGAAAAGATGGTGTTCCTCTGGCAGGAGCCTTCATCCCTCAGTGTGATGAGGAGGGTCAGTACaggcctcagcagtgccacggGTCCACAGGTCACTGCTGGTGTGTGGACAGTAGGGGGCAGGAGAGAGCAGGAACCCGAACTCCACCTGGAACCCCGAGAATAAACTGTGATGAGCCTG TGTATCCAGGTCGTCCCAAGACCCAGTGTGAGCAGCACAGAGACAGTCTTCAGAGCGGAAACGATGGTGTTCCTCGCGTAGGAGCCTTCATCCCTGAGTGTGATGAGGAGGGTCAGTACaggcctcagcagtgccacggGTCCACAGGTCACTGCTGGTGTGTGGACAGTAGGGGGCAGGAGAGAGCGGGAACCCGAACTCCACCTGGAACCCCGAGAATAAACTGTGACGAGCCTG GTCGTCCCAAGACCCAGTGTGAGCAGCACAGAGACAGTCTTCAGAACGGAAACGATGGTGTTCCTCGTGTAGGAGCCTTCATCCCTCAGTGTGATGAGGAGGGTCAGTACaggcctcagcagtgccacggGTCCACAGGTCACTGCTGGTGTGTGGACAGTAGGGGGCAGGAGAGAGCGGGAACCCGAACTCCACCTGGAACCCCGAGAATAAACTGTGACGAGCCTG GTCGTCCCAAGACCCAGTGTGAGCAGCACAGAGACGGTCTTCAGAATGGAAACGATGGTGTTCCTCGCGTAGGAGCCTTCATCCCTGAGTGTGATGAGGAGGGTCAGTACaggcctcagcagtgccacggGTCCACAGGTCACTGCTGGTGTGTGGACAGTAGGGGGCAAGAGAGAGCGGGAACCCGAACTCCACCTGGAACCCTGAGAATAAACTGTGACGAGCCTG GTCGTCTCAAGACCCAGTGTGAGCAGCACAGAGACAGTCTTCAGAGCAGAAACGGTGATGTTCCTCGCGTAGGAGCCTTTATCCCTGAGTGTGATGAGGAAGGTCAGTACAGACCTCAGCAGTGCCACGGGTCCACAGGTCACTGCTGGTGTGTGGACAGTAGGGGGCAGGAGAGAGCGGGAACCCGAACTCCACCTGGAACCCCGAGAATAAACTGTGACGAGTCTG GTCATCCCAAGACCCAGTGTGAGCAGCACAGAGACAGTCTTCAGAGCAGAAAAGATGGTGTTCCTCTGGCAGGAGCCTTCATCCCTCAGTGTGATGAGGAGGGTCAGTACaggcctcagcagtgccacggGTCCACAGGTCACTGCTGGTGTGTGGACAGTAGGGGGCAGGAGAGAGCAGGAACCCGAACTCCACCTGGAACCCCGAGAATAAACTGTGACGAGCCTG TGATAGTGCCTCCAACCCAGCGTCCAGAGACCGTCTGTGAGCGCTGGAGAGCCAGTCTGTTGCAGCAATATGCAGGCCAGCCGGATTCCCGCCACTATCTACCTCAGTGTGACTCCTCCGGCGAGTTCAACCCGGTTCAGTGCTATGGAGACAGCAGCTACTGCTGGTGTGTGGACCGAAACGGACGTGAAGTACCAGGAACCCGCTCACACGACGCTGTGAAACCTGCCT GTATACCGACTGTGGCCCCTCCCACCATGCGCCCTCTGCCTCGCCCAGATGTGACCCCGCCTCCAGCAGGCACATCTTTGCTCTATGCCCAGGGTCAACAGATTGGAGTTTTGCCTCTCAATGGCACACAGATGGACAAGCAGAGATCTTCAGTGCTGCTTGCTCTACAT GGCTCTATAGTGGTCGGCATTGATTACGACTGCAGAGAAAGGAAAGTTTACTGGACAGATCTGGCAGGACGGACAATCAGTCGAGCCAGTCTGGAGCCAGGATCAGAATCTGAGATTATCATCAATACAG CTCTGACGAGTCCAGAAGGTCTTGCTGTAGATGTGGCCCGTAGGAGACTGTTTTGGGTGGACAGCACACCAGACAAGATAGAAACAGCAAACCTTGATGGAAGTGACAGACGTGTTCTGTTTGACACAGACTTAGTGAATCCTAGAGCCATCATTGTGGACTCCCCTACAGG AACCCTCTACTGGACTGACTGGAACCGAGAAGCTCCTAAAATCGAGAGCTCCTCAGTGGATGGACAAAACCGAAGAGTCCTGGTACAGGACGGCATTGGATTGCCCAATGCTTTGGCCTATGACTCCACTACACGCCAGGTCTGCTGGGCCGATGCAG GAACCAAGCGCCTAGAGTGTATATCGCCTAACGGGACAGGGAGACGTGTGGTCCACAGTAACCTGAACTACCCCTTCAGCATGGTCTCCTTCGCCAATCACTACTATTACACAGACTGGAGGAG AGATGGGGTCGTTGCTCTCAGTCGGGATAACCAGTCAACAGATGAGTACTTGCCTGATCAGAGGTCTCATTTGTATGGAATTACAGTTGCTCCTCCACACTGTTTATAA
- the nid2a gene encoding nidogen-2 isoform X34 has product MTWDKIAVLFLQLLWTVHRVTAIHRHDIYPYGMLYGDVALQEGDDETSKVITLTKPMYFYEASFTNLYVATNGIISTQDLPMEKQYVDDGFPTDFPVIAPFLADIDTSKGKGSIFYRQTESPTVLKRAEADVKRGFPDATFTPTHAFIATWENVSAYEEVTRSSRPSNRVNTFQVVLAYNEKDTYALFLYPEDGLQFFGTRPKESYNVEIELPARVGFTRGELSYFFFSRTEGPYYSVTSNEQSVKNLYQKGNIGEPGVWLFHVGNRYSFQNVVPAQHEVVSTKAPPVLVAVFSDEDYTEEEYPIDPDFQDPTTTEFLEPEQDSSLLERLNQEAPLGQSPLQPSVSGPGEFPQPDPRNLPPEDVTQPQRPLPKHAILQVYPNRVKDVPPHNSGGQVFSVEERVNFESGVIHYSTDNKETCERFQQQCSQNAHCTDYPTGFCCHCNSGFYGNGRHCLPNGAPHRVNGKVRGTVLVGGTVVQLDSIDLHAYIVVGDGRAYTAISEVPEPVGWALMPVAPIGGLFGWLFALELPNSLNGFSITGAEFTRRADVTFYPGNQRLSIVQTATGLDTQNYLNVDTHLQGSVPFIPPGATVQMEPFKDTYQYYPSLITSSSVREFTVVSAEKGTETLTFQVRQNITYRDCTHGHRRGLETQELRMERIFVMYVKEERILRYAITNKIGPLGAGETEPENVNPCYSGNHDCDTTAQCVPGEGQLFSCQCATGYSGDGRNCYDVDECAEGLSSCGAHSHCVNLPGSHRCQCEGGFEFGFDGRTCQDVDECRDQPCHAQALCSNVPGSFHCQCQPGYHGDGFQCHPQNGRPKTQCEQHRDSLQSRNDGVPRVGAFIPECDEEGQYRPQQCHGSTGHCWCVDSRGQERAGTRTPPGTPTINCYEPGRLKTQCEQHRDSLQSGNDGVPRVGAFIPECDEEGQYRPQQCHGSTGHCWCVDSRGQERAGTRTPPGTSRINCDESGRPKTQCEQHRDSLQSGNGGVPRVGAFIPQCDEEGQYRPQQCHGSTGHCWCVDSRGQERAGTRTPPGTPTINCDEPGRPRTQCEQHRDSLQSGNDGFPRVGAFIPQCDEEGQYRPQQCHGSTGHCWCVDSRGQERAGTRTPPGTPRINCDEPGHPKTQCEQHRDSLQSRKDGVPLAGAFIPQCDEEGQYRPQQCHGSTGHCWCVDSRGQERAGTRTPPGTPRINCDEPVYPGRPKTQCEQHRDSLQSGNDGVPRVGAFIPECDEEGQYRPQQCHGSTGHCWCVDSRGQERAGTRTPPGTPRINCDEPGRPKTQCEQHRDSLQNGNDGVPRVGAFIPQCDEEGQYRPQQCHGSTGHCWCVDSRGQERAGTRTPPGTPRINCDEPVIVPPTQRPETVCERWRASLLQQYAGQPDSRHYLPQCDSSGEFNPVQCYGDSSYCWCVDRNGREVPGTRSHDAVKPACIPTVAPPTMRPLPRPDVTPPPAGTSLLYAQGQQIGVLPLNGTQMDKQRSSVLLALHGSIVVGIDYDCRERKVYWTDLAGRTISRASLEPGSESEIIINTALTSPEGLAVDVARRRLFWVDSTPDKIETANLDGSDRRVLFDTDLVNPRAIIVDSPTGTLYWTDWNREAPKIESSSVDGQNRRVLVQDGIGLPNALAYDSTTRQVCWADAGTKRLECISPNGTGRRVVHSNLNYPFSMVSFANHYYYTDWRRDGVVALSRDNQSTDEYLPDQRSHLYGITVAPPHCL; this is encoded by the exons GTAAACACGTTTCAAGTGGTGCTTGCGTACAATGAGAAGGATACTTATGCGCTCTTCCTATACCCTGAGGATGGCCTGCAGTTTTTTGGGACACGGCCCAAAGAATCTTACAATGTCGAAATTGAGCTTCCAGCTCGTGTGGGTTTTACCAGAGGAGAGCTGTCCTACTTCTTCTTTTCTCGGACTGAAGGGCCTTACTACAGCGTCACCAGCAACGAGCAGTCTGTCAAGAACCTTTACCA AAAGGGAAACATAGGAGAGCCTGGAGTTTGGCTTTTCCATGTTGGAAACAGATATTCCTTCCAGAATGTCGTTCCTGCACAGCATGAGGTTGTTTCAACCAAAGCTCCCCCAGTTCTGGTTGCTGTGTTCTCTGATGAAGACTACACAGAGGAGGAGTACCCCATCGATCCAGACTTTCAGGATCCCACCACAACAGAGTTTCTTGAGCCAGAGCAGGACTCCTCCCTACTGGAGCGTCTCAACCAGGAGGCGCCTCTTGGTCAATCTCCACTTCAGCCCTCAGTGTCTGGTCCAGGTGAATTTCCTCAGCCTGATCCCCGTAATCTCCCCCCGGAGGATGTGACCCAGCCCCAGCGGCCATTACCAAAGCACGCAATTCTGCAGGTGTACCCGAACCGTGTGAAGGACGTCCCACCTCACAACTCTGGTGGCCAAGTGTTCAGTGTTGAGGAGAGAGTGAACTTTGAGTCTGGAG TGATCCATTACTCAACCGATAATAAAGAGACATGCGAGCGCTTCCAGCAGCAGTGCAGTCAGAACGCACACTGCACAGACTATCCCACTGGCTTCTGCTGCCACTGCAACTCAGGATTCTACGGCAACGGCCGCCACTGCCTGCCAAACG GTGCACCTCATCGTGTGAATGGTAAAGTCAGAGGGACTGTGCTGGTGGGTGGCACAGTAGTGCAGCTGGACAGCATTGACCTGCATGCCTACATCGTGGTTGGCGATGGGCGAGCGTACACTGCCATCAGTGAGGTCCCGGAGCCGGTGGGCTGGGCCCTCATGCCTGTGGCCCCCATTGGAGGTCTGTTTGGTTGGCTCTTTGCCCTGGAGCTGCCTAACAGCCTTAATGGCTTCAGTATCACCG GTGCCGAATTCACTCGCCGTGCAGATGTGACCTTCTATCCTGGTAACCAGCGTCTCAGCATCGTCCAGACAGCTACGGGTTTGGATACCCAGAACTACCTCAATGTGGACACTCATTTACAAGGCAGTGTTCCCTTCATCCCTCCTGGTGCTACAGTGCAGATGGAGCCATTTAAGGACACCTACCAGTATTATCCTTCAT TGATTACCTCCTCATCAGTGCGTGAGTTTACAGTCGTGTCAGCTGAAAAAGGAACAGAGACCCTCACTTTCCAGGTCAGACAGAACATCACATACAGGGATTGCACTCACGGGCACCGCAGAGGACTGGAGACACAGGAGCTGAGAATGGAGCGCATATTTGTTATGTACGTCAAAGAGGAGCGCATCCTTCGATATGCCATCACCAACAAGATCGGCCCTCTCGGAG CTGGAGAAACCGAGCCAGAAAATGTGAACCCCTGTTACTCTGGAAATCATGACTGTGACACAACTGCACAGTGCGTGCCGGGCGAGGGACAGCTGTTCTCGTGCCAGTGCGCCACAGGTTACAGTGGAGACGGTCGCAACTGTTATG ATGTGGATGAGTGTGCAGAAGGTCTGAGCTCCTGTGGTGCTCACTCTCACTGCGTGAACCTGCCCGGAAGCCATCGCTGTCAGTGTGAGGGCGGATTTGAGTTTGGATTTGATGGCCGCACATGTCAGG ATGTAGACGAGTGTCGTGACCAGCCGTGTCACGCCCAGGCCTTGTGCTCCAACGTTCCGGGATCTTTCCACTGCCAGTGCCAACCAGGATACCATGGAGATGGTTTCCAGTGCCACCCTCAAAATG GTCGTCCCAAAACCCAGTGTGAGCAGCACAGAGACAGTCTTCAGAGCAGAAACGATGGTGTTCCTCGCGTAGGAGCCTTCATCCCTGAGTGTGATGAGGAGGGTCAGTACaggcctcagcagtgccacggGTCCACAGGTCACTGCTGGTGTGTGGACAGTAGGGGGCAGGAGAGAGCAGGAACCCGAACTCCACCTGGTACCCCGACAATAAACTGTTATGAGCCTG GTCGTCTCAAGACCCAGTGTGAGCAGCACAGAGACAGTCTTCAGAGCGGAAATGATGGTGTTCCTCGCGTAGGAGCCTTCATCCCTGAGTGTGATGAGGAGGGTCAGTACaggcctcagcagtgccacggGTCCACAGGTCACTGCTGGTGTGTGGACAGTAGGGGGCAGGAGAGAGCGGGAACCCGAACTCCACCTGGAACCTCGAGAATAAACTGTGACGAGTCTG GTCGTCCCAAAACCCAGTGTGAGCAGCACAGAGACAGTCTTCAGAGCGGAAACGGTGGTGTTCCTCGTGTAGGAGCCTTCATCCCTCAGTGTGATGAGGAGGGTCAGTACaggcctcagcagtgccacggGTCCACAGGTCACTGCTGGTGTGTGGACAGTAGGGGGCAGGAGAGAGCAGGAACCCGAACTCCACCTGGAACCCCGACAATAAACTGTGATGAGCCTG GTCGTCCCAGGACCCAGTGTGAGCAGCACAGAGACAGTCTTCAGAGCGGAAACGATGGTTTTCCTCGTGTAGGAGCCTTCATCCCTCAGTGTGATGAGGAGGGTCAGTACaggcctcagcagtgccacggGTCCACAGGTCACTGCTGGTGTGTGGATAGTAGGGGGCAGGAGAGAGCGGGAACCCGAACTCCACCTGGAACCCCGAGAATAAACTGTGACGAGCCTG GTCATCCCAAGACCCAGTGTGAGCAGCACAGAGACAGTCTTCAGAGCAGAAAAGATGGTGTTCCTCTGGCAGGAGCCTTCATCCCTCAGTGTGATGAGGAGGGTCAGTACaggcctcagcagtgccacggGTCCACAGGTCACTGCTGGTGTGTGGACAGTAGGGGGCAGGAGAGAGCAGGAACCCGAACTCCACCTGGAACCCCGAGAATAAACTGTGATGAGCCTG TGTATCCAGGTCGTCCCAAGACCCAGTGTGAGCAGCACAGAGACAGTCTTCAGAGCGGAAACGATGGTGTTCCTCGCGTAGGAGCCTTCATCCCTGAGTGTGATGAGGAGGGTCAGTACaggcctcagcagtgccacggGTCCACAGGTCACTGCTGGTGTGTGGACAGTAGGGGGCAGGAGAGAGCGGGAACCCGAACTCCACCTGGAACCCCGAGAATAAACTGTGACGAGCCTG GTCGTCCCAAGACCCAGTGTGAGCAGCACAGAGACAGTCTTCAGAACGGAAACGATGGTGTTCCTCGTGTAGGAGCCTTCATCCCTCAGTGTGATGAGGAGGGTCAGTACaggcctcagcagtgccacggGTCCACAGGTCACTGCTGGTGTGTGGACAGTAGGGGGCAGGAGAGAGCGGGAACCCGAACTCCACCTGGAACCCCGAGAATAAACTGTGACGAGCCTG TGATAGTGCCTCCAACCCAGCGTCCAGAGACCGTCTGTGAGCGCTGGAGAGCCAGTCTGTTGCAGCAATATGCAGGCCAGCCGGATTCCCGCCACTATCTACCTCAGTGTGACTCCTCCGGCGAGTTCAACCCGGTTCAGTGCTATGGAGACAGCAGCTACTGCTGGTGTGTGGACCGAAACGGACGTGAAGTACCAGGAACCCGCTCACACGACGCTGTGAAACCTGCCT GTATACCGACTGTGGCCCCTCCCACCATGCGCCCTCTGCCTCGCCCAGATGTGACCCCGCCTCCAGCAGGCACATCTTTGCTCTATGCCCAGGGTCAACAGATTGGAGTTTTGCCTCTCAATGGCACACAGATGGACAAGCAGAGATCTTCAGTGCTGCTTGCTCTACAT GGCTCTATAGTGGTCGGCATTGATTACGACTGCAGAGAAAGGAAAGTTTACTGGACAGATCTGGCAGGACGGACAATCAGTCGAGCCAGTCTGGAGCCAGGATCAGAATCTGAGATTATCATCAATACAG CTCTGACGAGTCCAGAAGGTCTTGCTGTAGATGTGGCCCGTAGGAGACTGTTTTGGGTGGACAGCACACCAGACAAGATAGAAACAGCAAACCTTGATGGAAGTGACAGACGTGTTCTGTTTGACACAGACTTAGTGAATCCTAGAGCCATCATTGTGGACTCCCCTACAGG AACCCTCTACTGGACTGACTGGAACCGAGAAGCTCCTAAAATCGAGAGCTCCTCAGTGGATGGACAAAACCGAAGAGTCCTGGTACAGGACGGCATTGGATTGCCCAATGCTTTGGCCTATGACTCCACTACACGCCAGGTCTGCTGGGCCGATGCAG GAACCAAGCGCCTAGAGTGTATATCGCCTAACGGGACAGGGAGACGTGTGGTCCACAGTAACCTGAACTACCCCTTCAGCATGGTCTCCTTCGCCAATCACTACTATTACACAGACTGGAGGAG AGATGGGGTCGTTGCTCTCAGTCGGGATAACCAGTCAACAGATGAGTACTTGCCTGATCAGAGGTCTCATTTGTATGGAATTACAGTTGCTCCTCCACACTGTTTATAA